The Liolophura sinensis isolate JHLJ2023 chromosome 12, CUHK_Ljap_v2, whole genome shotgun sequence genome segment CTTTTTTCGGCCATAGTTCAGACATGGCGGCTTTTTTGCTGACAAATCTGATTGTCCGGAAGTAAGCAAAAAAGAGGTTCATAGAACGGTGAAATGATTCAGGTAAGATGAACAAATTTTGTGTGTGGACACACCAGTTGAGCATCGTCTCGCATCGTCGAGAAGACTGAGCCCAGAAAGTTAGCAAGTACATTGGCTGGATATATAAGGGACCATACAAAGATTGCATGAACACACTAAAAAGAAAGTAGCTTGATATAGCGGATTGGAAACATAAAACAGCAAGTGGTTTGATAGTGATGACTGGACACACACAATAGCAAGAAGATTGATAGTAATGACTGGACACACAAAATAGCAAGTAGCTTGACAGTGATGACTGGACACACAAAATAGCAAGTAGATTGATAGTGATGACTGGACGCATAAAATAGCAAGCAGCTTGACAATGATGATTGGACACACAAAATAGCAAGTAGCTTGACACAAATGACTGGACACACAAAATAGCCAGTAGCTTGACACAAATGACTGAACACACAAAATAGCCAGTAGCTTGACACAAATGACTGGACACACAAAATAGCAAGTAGATTGATAGCGATGACTGGACACATAAAATAGCCAGTAGCTTGACACAAATGACTGGACACACAAAATAGCCAGTAGCTTGACACAAATGACTGGACACACAAAATAGCAAGTAGATTGATAGCGATGACTGGACACATAAAATAGCCAGTAGCTTGACAGTGATGACTGGACGCATAAAATAGCAAGTAGCTTGACTGTGATGACTGGACACACAAAATAGCAAGTAGATTGATAGTGATGACTGGACACTTAAAATAGCCAGTAGCTTGACAGTGATGACTGGACGCATAAAATAGCAAGTAGCTTGACTGTGATGACTGGACGCACACAATAGCAAGTAGATTGATAGTGATGACTGGACACACAAAATAGCGAGTAAATGGATAGTGATGACTGGACACACAAAATAGCCAGTAGCTTGACAGTGATGACTGGACACAAAAAATAGCAAGTAGCTTGATAGAGACGACCGGATGCACAAAATAGCAAGTAGATTGATAGAGAGGTAACTGTAACGGGGACGCAGTTTGTATCCACGTATTTATGACATCTACACGTCGTGAAAAACGCATCTAGATTATTTTTCCGTTAAAGATCATCTTGCATGCTCTTGAATTATTGCGAGTTCGTTGTCACAGCTTAATAAAATTGATGATTGTGAAATCAAAAAAACCCAAGAAAGAAACCCGTATCAATCCATCACGATTTGGCGAAATAAAAGGTATCAAATATTCTGTTTGGCTTCCTGGATTTGGGTTTTTAAAAAAGAATGGTGTCAGTATCAACGTTCGAATGATAGCACAATTGAAAAAATCGCTTTTTGCCAGCTGTTTGTATAGTATCGATCGACTGAAGCTGATATCAGAAACTGAGCCAGTGCCTGCGTACGGCATGTCTGAATCTAAGGGAAATCGAATCTTTCATTGTTGTACTTAGACGTTTGACCCCTTCACAACGAACCCGTCCctgacaaaaatgtaataatggTACAAGATAGCTTTGTGGATTCGATTTACAATGGCGGAATGAAACTGTCCATAAGCACGGCACATCGCGAGTGTTATAGACATTTTGTAACAATGCTCGATTTAGAAATATATCACTGTGATCTCTCCCCTTCCCCATTCACATATGAGTTTCGTCttaaaaagtgacatttttatgacatttattttccttcaaaaattctttttatTGAAATTGTTTTAGCAGATATAGAGCAATTGCGTTCTATGGTAATATGTAAAGCACGTGCTATGTTTTCAGTGTTGTATTAGTTTCTGCTGGTAACTATCTCGAGAAGTGGCAATTGAGAATTGTTATTTACATGAAGAGAGGAACTGGATAGCAGAGTCACAACATTTTTGTCGCGTTGTGTcatattgtgtattaaaatcaggaAGAAATGCTGGAGATAAGGAAGTTTTACGTTAACAATAGTTGGTtataaatttacacaaattttatgtttaaaaacacGCTTAGATATTTACAGATATCTATGCTTCTGTTTACAACCGTGTTCTTAAATTTATAAGTAGCAGAAAAAGGGAGTATATCTTATGACGAACATTTCATTTTACGTTGTAGTTTCCTTTAAATTAATAGCAGTTCGTCTTGTCTTGAAAACTGTTGCCTAATGATTGATGGTATTCAAATTTCCACCGTGGAACTCCTCTAAACCATGtaccgtttatttatttgttataggCCCAAATGTCCTTTCACAAACACTTCTATTTATCCGTTATTATCCGCTATTTATCCGTTAAGAAGAGTTTCTCTTACTTCCATTGTGCAATATACTATACGACATTATGCCATGTATTGTACAACATTATGCAATATATTGTACGACTGTGCAATACATTGGACGACATTATGCAATACATTGTACGACAATATATTGTATCGATCAACTCTCAAAGAGAAGCCGTAGTGAAGTCAGCACTTTTCCGAGAATGCACGCCAAGGGCACAGAAAACAATATTGAAAGAGTGCAAATATGCACTCAGAAATGATGGTAAGTGGAGAGATCGATATGTGAAACATCAGACTGATGACATGCATTTTGATAACACCGACTTGGTGGGTTTTTTGTTTCACCGCAAACGGTTCAGGCACATTACGCGTGTTTCTAAATTAGCAGTATGCACACAGATAAATTTATGATCCAGAGCTAATGGCTAATACTATGGTGAAGTCGATCAGCTATCTCTGACGACAGCGGTccatttatattatacataaaacTCAGTATCTGTGCAGGAAAACCACATCTAAACTGTATCTCAAACACATCTACACGTTTAAATACATAAAGGCTACAGCATGGAGAACAAAACCAGAAACACAACAACAGGGTGATAGTTGGTTGTCACATGTAAGCTGTGAAATTCGGTCACTTGTCAGTTTACGTCATTAGGATTCTTCTTGTTTAATCTTTGGATGGTAGTAAGGTTAACAGCCCCCTTGCACCTTGCCTTACACATATAACTCATAACAAATGCGTAATAAACTATCACCATTCATAAACAATAACCAGCAAACATTGTAAATGGATCATTCCTCAGGGACTCATAGTCCACGAGCTAGAATCCTGCTATATTCCAAACATTACCAAAAAACTACAGGATGGAATGtaaaatccagagcagcgaaaTCATTGTGTTAGTTGGGAAATGGTCATTTGTGAAACCTGGTCTCTTAAGTAATTAATATCGATGACAGAACTGCCACCATGCCATTTGTCAGTTTTGCTTTAAAACGCGTACttctatatttttatatttctctttgtctgtATGTAAGCACAATATATTTTGAAGTATTTCACGACAGATATAAAAGTATTGTAAGTACTTCGCGAGAAGAAATGGAGTACATCTACAACAAGCTTTGGAATTACTTAGCATCCTATTACGTACACTGATTTTAGATGTAACGTGTGTGCTGTTGTGTAATCGATGTGTGCTCTATAGATTTACAGCGTTTTTGGCTGCGAAAAATACACAAGGAGGCACTGTAATGTTACAATCAAAAAGGTGCTGTTTATCTGCAGAAAAAATACGCTGTAGCTCAGACATTCCAGTGTATCTGTCCTGTAATTGTGGTAAATTGTGACCTGTTTCACTGAATCAAACGAATGGACATGAAATATACAAGCGTATGTTGCCCATTGTAGCTTGTCGTGTGACACAGCAGATTGTGGTGAGGTTCTGTAGGTCgcctttggttttgttttgggAGCTGGACTCGTGCCATGCGGGTGGAGGCGAATTGGCTGTTTGATCTGGCCAGGTAGAGATCAATGCCAAGTTCTGTTATATGTCAAGCAGCTAATCCACGGCTATACAGTGGTATTTTACATGTCAGATTACATGATTTACTGTCACTGCCGGGTCTACATACTTTTTTCACGCTTAAACCTTATAGAActcataaatgaaataagataACCTCACATCACTACTGTGAGGTGTATGGAAGTATGACCGTAAACTGAAGTTCGTGAAACATCGAAACTCACTCAAATGTGCACTTGATGAAACCTTGAAAGgaaggaaacaaaaatgaagttAATGAAATAGTCAATACAAAAGAtgcaaaaaacagaaaactccCCTGGATACCAAATTCCCGTTAAACATTCCCGTCTTCATTAAAATTCCGGAGACAAGCTGTCCAaacacaaccatgtgacatattCAGTTACAGTACTTAACTAAGCTAAGTTTATTCAACGTATAGGTAATaacacatgaacatgtcatGCACTGAAGTACATTCCATTATATGAAACACATCGAAAGTTTCATGCTTGAGGTTTTGTCTATTGTCCATGCTTGGCCTGTGTGACACACACACCTTTAAATGATGGGAAGATAAATCTAGGTTTACCTATTACAGAAAcgtacagaaatatatatatatatatatatatatatatatatatatatatatatatatatatatatatatatatatatactacaccCCTCCTGAAGAAATAACATTTTGCACCGTGACAGCAGATACGCATGCGCAGTGACGTGATCCGAAACGCATTCACATCTTATCACGTGATTTTAACGCGTTATGTATCTGGAGGTTTTTGCGCACATTTTATACTCGAGTTATCGAGTTAGGGATCGATATATCACACCTTTTGCTAAGCCCACCAGGTTTAATTAATTCTGAGCCGTTAGCTGTTGATAAGCTCAATAACAAATGAGAAAGAAATCCGAAAACATGTAATGAGTACATGAGACCTGCATTTCTAGAATATATAACACCAAGGGACAGCCAGATTTCCCTAACACATGTCCTGTCCACGCCGCTTTCAAATTTACAAACAGATGTATCCAGGCAGTAGAATATATATCACCTTTTCGCGTATATGACGACGATCGGGAATGAGTCGTGGTGCCCAGGGCATACCACCGCCACTAACTATAGCTAtttgacaaacttcctgacttaaagccagcgagagctggatcGAATCTGGGGTTGGTGGTGGCCGGTTATCTGCAGCTACAGGGAAATGGGTTATACTGGTATCTGAATGAGCCAGAAACAACCGTTAACTTTACTGATACGAAAGCAGGCGGTGACCCGGTGGTTAACGTGTAGACCATTCAGTCGCTTGGATACAGaaggtgtgagttcaaacccggcctttgacagggaatttgtagactgTTTTCTGAGGCCTTGGTTACAATAACCGGTCGGTGAAGCTCATGTAGCCGTTTTCGCAGCCTATCCTTCGATGAGGACTGCTTGTTTTCTGCAAATTTGATATATGATATACTTATCAGTACGTTATATATGGGAAAGTTCGCCAGTTGCTTggcaaatgtcggtggtttgcGCCTGGTACTCTTAGCTCCACCTATAAAACCGCGTgaccgctgtcgtgtaagtaaaaatgGTGTTAaactaaaatgaatgaaataaatgatttataatGAGCGTTAGATTGTGTGCCTCAATCTCGGATGCGTTGGGTTACACTTTAAGGTGAGTCTTTGGTACTTTGCTGTTATGGTACTTATCATAGGAGGATAGGCCAGTGTTGGTTGGTATGGTGTTTATATACCCAATATGACGTTGTATTAACTGTCTTCGTCATCGCAATACAGCTACACAGCACTAAATAGATATGTAAGTATTAGGAACAGACTTCTACCTTAAAGAGGCGCCATCGCAATAATACTGAAAGTGACAAATTACATTACGTCAGTTTTAAAAgaagcaaatgaataaaatgttattgGGAGTAATTTTTGACAATCTTTCCGACTAAAATCCAAAGACGAGTACGGGCCCATCCCGCAAAAGTATGTCTGTATACTGGGAGTTAACGGGCGCAATCAAGATGACCCAACCTGATAATACAGATTGAACAGAACCTAAGGGGCAGCGTGGGTAAACGTGTTTGTTCAGAATTAGATTGTTGTGTATAGGCTTTTCCATGGATCCACGTGTCACGGATTCTTCGTTGCGAGTATTGTTTACTAGAATGGTTATAAAACTGCAGTCGAAATAATGAATGCGTCATCACTGGCGTGTCTGTTATAGGTTCCGTGTCGTCCGCCAGATCGCCGTACGTGCGTAGTTAGAATCAGCCTGATCTGGTGCTACGCCCGATATGTTGATCTCAGTGCGCAGCAAACGCAAATTAATCATTAGGTAATGGAAGAGTTATAATTAGAGACGTCTGGACAATTCTAGGTGTTTACAAATTAGTGGATATACGGGGATTCCGACCTTATCGTTTCTAATTATAACGTTGTAATTATTGTAAGTGAGATCGTTTCTCCTATTACGTGTTCTTGAGAATTAAGTAACTGTACTTTCTGAAAAGGTGAAAAAGGCATTCATACTTCCAGACAACTTCCACGgaacataacacagacatgataTAGACTACACACCTATGTAAGACGGAGTGGGGCACAGTTATATactgttatattatatatctatgATATAGATTGTTGCACAGTGAAGATGGCATCTCACGCATTTATATGCAATAAATCTTTACCATAAAAGCTGGTGAGtgaataatatttcaatataaCGACAATGTTACCATTTTGGCCACACTGGACAGAATCTAAGCGTCAGAACAGACATTTAAAAAGTCGCGAGGCCAATTCTTAAAaataacgttcaacacaaaccatgcaCTCAAGAACTAAACAAAGAGTTAGGTATAGAAATCTATGCGCTAAAACAGatattcgcataccagccgtcaaccaaaaagaTCGTTTCGTGTCAGTGGtgacaaggccaattcccaaaacgacgtttaacacaaaggGGAACAGTCAAAAGTTATCACTGATGATTTACACCTACTTATTGTAATAATTACGTAACATTCTACAATACCTTTGGACATTCACTCTACTGTACTGAAACTTCCGCCCGGTGGCATTCGTTTGCATGGCACCTTAACGATGATTCCTGCAATTGTAATGTTATACATACTCAACTCCCTCAGGGCAATTTCCAGTTAAAGATTTACCATTGGCGACCTTAAATCTCAAAATGCTCATTGAATCTCTGTTGATTAAAACAGGTTAAACATTAGACAAATGACTACTTATGCGGACAGGACAAACCACGAGTAGTCAGATATAATGCGACAAAAAACAGTTGGAATAACACGATCCTATATTACCGGCTACGTATAGAGAGCTAGTAATATAGGATCTTGCTATACAAAGTTTTTGTTACATCATCTCACTAGTTTAGTGAAGCCTCTCCACATACCTGCAACTAAACCACGAGTAACGAGACAAGAAAACAAGTATAAAGGACATTCATATGTTTTTCTTAATAAAGCTTTCGTTTGATAACAATAAATTTGATTACTTTTATATTCAAAATGCATAATTGTTATTTGTGATAAGATTTGTAGAAGcaatacaaataataatatatatgaagttacaaaaaaaatatcgaCATGTGAGTTAGCATTTTTCAATTAGTGGACAAACAGCAAAGAGTATTATTTGcgtaatttttcatttatgccATTATGCATGGTATGTGTGTTGAAATGCTTCTATTTTTGCATTCCATTTCGTCTACAATTTCCGAACCCAATATACACACACTTTTATTTTTACCAGGATTTCTTAAATTAGTACCATgctaaatataaaatcaaaacatcATATACAGTGATATTTTAATTCCGAACAGTTCATTGTTCTCTCATATGTGATTGTAAGCTACAGGTATAGTGACCGAGATACTGTTCCTGTCACAACCCAACTTTGTTTTAGTATGACAGAAATAGCCTCCAAGTCGCCGATaaatatagtatagtatagtatagtatggtatagtataaTCGACAAACTTTTGGTATCGGTTTCCAATTTTTCAGACTTGGGTGGTATACaccataaaatatgtatgttttgttcagtttattcaACAATCTATGTACTGTTTTTTGATGGTGAGCCAAAACAAATTCCATATGCAGGCCAACAGAGGTTATGTCTTAGTTTTGCACCTGTTGCCtgcaaataatttatttaaattgcctaaattaatatattacatCATGATTGTAGATAGTTATACCCATATCCACCTTTATGGATAAGGGGAAGAGTTAAATATGACGAATAACACCCGTTACGCATCACTAAATAAGCAGAATGATGGGTACATGTGGCTAGTTATTTTCGACATCCCATCTGAatggggatgggggggggggtgtttagTTTTTAAAGCCGGCCATCTTTGCCAGCCTCCGGGAGTCTTACACAACATACCCGTAATCCTTCTCCTACCTGGGCAAGTCCTCTGTCCCACCCCCAAGCCATTGACAGTTATCACGGAGTCAAATAAGACAACTTTTAATTTGCCGATCAGTAAATCAGTACATAATTTAAGCCTTGTCGTAGAAACATTTGCAAAGTTCACTGTAGTCTAATTTACGAGGCAAGTAGAATACCGTGTTAACGATTCAGTCCtaaatacagttttacattCCAAGTCttataaatcattaaattaGCATTTGTATATTAAGCAGTGAATGGATATATTTCgttagatgaaaaaaaaatggtgcagTGCGAAGAAGAAATGCACTGTACATGGTCTGCTGTGTTTCCGTCTCTAAGATTTCCTGCATGTTGATCGAGGATGAAATCCTTATTTGTTCAGGCCTCGTCTTTACTAATGCCCGCCTGATGGAGATGGCCAGCCATACACGTTCTGAACTGCTCATCACAGATTTCTTATAATTCATCCTAGAGCAAACAGCTGAACTGCGCAGTCTTTTTTACATGCAGTATACgataagaagaagaaaaaacacctGAACATGGGCTTTGGCATATCAACAGAGCACAAAACTGGATCTGGCCTACATAAAGCGGCGCTCCAATCAAACAGCCCGGATTCGTCCACATGACCTCGCCAGCTCTTGAGTCCCGTGAATGTATATTTATGGGTTGACTCAAGCCATTCGTGTTCATAGCGGGGCCACTCAGCCTACAGAGCGTCAGCTACATTTAACGTGCTTGTCAAACCGATCAAAGAGACAGTTCGTTCGTATCGCTTAGTTGAcctgtgtacgtgtgtgtgtgtggagaaaGTACCTCAGTGTTACACATATGTGAAATGGGAACAAGCCTTAACCAGTGTtaaaaacctttacagaaaaGAAGGAACATGCCTTTTAGCGCCATTGGTGTATCCCAGCCCCGGCTGGCCAGGTAGTGCGGTTGACAGGTGACTGGCTGCACGGAGAGCTCTCCGCCTCTCAGTGAACTGTGTCGATCGGAATCCCCATGTCCTGTTCCTAACCACAAGAAGGCACACTCGTCACACAGCCTATTGCTCGTCTGTCACAGCCAGGGGCCCCTCTTTCGCTCCACTGCTCACGGGCTATCATACTGACAGGTCGCTTCGCCGGCTTTTACCTCTCCACTTGAGATCTACCTGCTGAACAGTAGCCCAGAAAGAACAGTGACAAGGCGGGAGACGTAGCTCTGACTCGATCACCTGTGCGCGCCATTGTTCGGTGAGACAGCTGACAAAGCGATACATCTGAGGTCTACAAGCCCTCACCCCCTTCCCCCGGGAGCTCAAGAGACATcagatgtatgtgtgtgtgctgttCGTCTCTCTCCCTACTACATAGCAGATCGCCGCACACCGGAATTCACAGTCAACCTCTGTCCCCAGGTAGCCATCCGAGGCGAGTGTTTGCTCCTTTGCGGCTGTGACAATATTTCGCTGTCTTTTCTCTCGAGTTAGCAAAGGGAGCCGATAATTTTTTCCTTTGTGAGTGCTGGTCGCGTTTCCTGCGTTGTTCATCACCATGAATATCTTCAAGAGAAAAGGTTGTCTCTCCATTACAGAGAAAGACCCAATTTACAAAGTGCGCTATTTGGGCAATGTTCAGACGGCCATGATGAAGGGAGACGGGTGTGTGGACAAACCAGTGAATGTTCTCTGGAACAATTACCTGAGGACTACAAGTCCCGGTTTGGATATGAAACTCACTGTGTCATCAGCCGGACTCAAAGCCTACACCAAAGAACAAGGTCTGACTGAGTACAGAGCACATCGGATTTCTTACTGCATAGCCCATCCAAGCTACCCCAAATTGTTTGTTTGGGTGTACAGGCACGAAGGCAAACGAATGAAGGTGGAGCTACGCTGTCACGCTGTGCTCTGCAAGACGGAAACGCAGGCCAAAGTTATGGCAGTGAAACTGCACGACAAACTTTCTTTAGCACTCAAGGAGTTCTTGAGAGAAAAAACTCGCAATCAGAATGCCCGGCTCGTTCTCCAGAGAACCAATTCGATACCTCGCTCTGGATCTGTCGTCCCTCTACGTAAGCAACTTTTGAGCACCGGCCAATCGTACAAACCTCCTGTCTCAACGTCCACAAAAGCTCCAAAACTAGGCTCGATTTCAGAGGACATAGAAGAAGAAGAGGAGGAAGATGATTTTATTGAGGCAGGGATTGTGGGGTTAGAGACTGTCGACGAGGACGAGCTGAGCATAAGCAATTCTGAAGGTTCGTCAGACAGTAGCGATCTTCTTACGCATGCAGCCCTCGAAGTTTTAGCCATCTCCAACCCAGAATCAGTGACAGAAGAGGACATAGAGCGTATCTCAGACCAGCTGTTAGCAATGGAACTCGGCAACAACATCGAAGAACTGAAAAGGGACGAGCGGGTGTTGTTGTCTTTGCAGCAGCACGTTCCGGCAGATTCAGACGAGGAGAGCTCTGAGTCGGGTTTTCACGATCAAGACACGAAAGACAGCGTCTCGGGCACGTCGGAAGATGGCGATTTGCGGGAAGTGGAGGAAGCGGAGTTTAGCGAGCGGCTGCGGGAAATCAACGGTAATACGGACATTTTTGTGACCGGTCTGTGAAATCGACATGTCCTCGAGCAGAGGATCAGCTCGCTTTAACTTTCCCAACAATATTCCCGCACAAGGATTATTCTCGCACGAGACGATTTGCCCGCTTTCGGAGGCCCACTCTCGAGGGCTTGTGATATCTGGAGATtctttgaggtttgtttgtgtTCGAAAGAAAAACTCAGCCGGGTTAAAGTCTGGCGTAAATTTGAGTCAGTATTGAACTCAGAgggcgtgtgtatgtgtatataaagcTGAGTCCCGGGCCCTGAATGCTGGAGGCGGCTAAACTTCTGTAAATACACTTAAAAATCAAACCTGTGCCCCATATCAGAGTGCTGTGATGTTAAACTGGTTCATAACGGACAAGTTCGATATATGTTCTCATTCTTGGTGTTTTCCCACAAGGTGTGTGCATTCCAACAGTAGAGAACAAACTACTTGCCGTATAAAAAGATAGCTGTGTTTAAGCAGGATCAGATATTTGTAATCGATGATGTCGGTGACAACAAGGAGATGGAAATCATCATTTGACGGTACACTCACTGCAATGCGCACTATCAAGAGTAATTTTATCCTGAGAACATTTCTGCAGACACTGGCCCGCTAGATGGCGCCCTTGTCTCGGTGTACCTTAAGTGCACGGGTCATGGGGTATTTATATACCTTTGTCACTTTGATATTGTCGTGTCTGAGCGCTGTATAAATACGGTGTCCAGCCTCAAGGACTCGGACTGTTAGTCTCGCTTGATCAGTCTTGCGGAACGAGGAATTCGCGATCTCCGCTGAAGTCCTGTGTTATCCCATACATATACCAGCTATCCACCTGTGCAAGGTGTGAAACTGGTCTCTGGTTGACCACTAGACATTGATGAAAGACTGAGTGTTTAGCAACTCGCTTGTCTACACGTGATTTCAAACGTGTAGGTAGTGGCATGGTGAACAAAAACACACGCAGAAGAACATCTTGTCAGAACAATTGATGCGAAAGGCAgaataagtaaataatcaaACTCCCTCCGAGTAGGAGtagttgcaagttgacttacaagaACTGTTGAACTGTGCAAACAGCGACCAGTTGGCCAGTGACAAGTTACGTATATGATACACTACTTAGGTGCATCGAAGAACTGTTATTTTGATACACCAACTAAATTCGATTATTTATTAAGGGACAGAGGTAGTTTGCGGACTGGACTGACAAATGTATGTAGATCCAGATTCTTTGGGTGATTGTTTTTCCCCAGTGCCTTCAATTACAAATATGTCACACAACGTGAtggtattattattatcaaaggAGCACAAACtcaataatttatattttattaaatacgTTGTGTTGTGCGCGGTTGAATGTCAACCCAAGATTACACTAAGTGCAATGTACTCAACGATCCTTTTCAAATGTGACTGTTCTGACAGACATTTATTCGGGAGTCTGTCTTTGTCAAAAAGGCACATTCTTGTGTGACTTGTTTATTAATAAACTTAAACAACCTGGACAAAATGCAATATtatagtacagtgtaaaagaCCGAAGAAATGTGATGAGTGTGGTGAGGTGAAGATGTAGGGTATACAAGTTGAAATTAACGCGGAAAGATTTGATTGGTGGTGATACCACTGAAGCTACCAATCCTGGACTCCCCTAGGCAATTTTTTGTCGGCACTTGGTGGGTCCGTGATTATATGTCAAGGACACGAAGGAAGGACTCTAGCGTGTTGAAATCTTTTTTACGTTCATATTTcgtatttcatatatatatatatatatatatatatatatatatatatatatatatatatatatatatatatatatatatatatacgggcGATTCAAGAAATGTGTTACGCACGAGTTCAGTATACTCAGttacacaaaaattttaaatttttcttgaGGAAATTTATTATAGCAAACATTTAAACGCGTTATGTCTTTCTGAATTGTCCTCAGCTATATCATGTTTGACGATTAGTCAGgcggggtgggtgggggtgggtgtcTTTGGCGGGGTTGGACCCCAATTTGTTTGCAATGACTCAGCTGGAAACCCATCTGTCTTTCACAGACTGTTATAGTTATTTAAACAATAAGACTTTTTATATTTGCTGCACTTGCTTCACTTTAAAGAATGAAACACATATCATGTTACTCTCAGGTTGGCGAAGGTTGTCTGTACAAGTGCGCCTCCATACATGAACGAGAAATTGAACGCACTCGTTAAAAGCATCTATTGCTTGGATTTCCCGTGAGGGAAGTATTAACCGTTTGTTTGGTTTATACACCAAAAAGAGCTCTATATACAACTAAACACTTGTTTTGATCAGGGTCAAGCACTTTTTGGCCAATAACGACAAGTATCTTGTTTTGTAAAGCCGGTGTGCCCTGAAGATCATCTTAGCTATAATTTCACGTCCGCCAGTAACTGACTGATTAAAGTAACTGCATAGATAGGGTGATGTAAAAGTGGCCACTGGCATAAGGAACAAATGTCAGAATCCCAGATTTCCCAACTCTACTATTTTGAACCAtcaagtatatgtgtatac includes the following:
- the LOC135479198 gene encoding protein FAM43A-like, translated to MNIFKRKGCLSITEKDPIYKVRYLGNVQTAMMKGDGCVDKPVNVLWNNYLRTTSPGLDMKLTVSSAGLKAYTKEQGLTEYRAHRISYCIAHPSYPKLFVWVYRHEGKRMKVELRCHAVLCKTETQAKVMAVKLHDKLSLALKEFLREKTRNQNARLVLQRTNSIPRSGSVVPLRKQLLSTGQSYKPPVSTSTKAPKLGSISEDIEEEEEEDDFIEAGIVGLETVDEDELSISNSEGSSDSSDLLTHAALEVLAISNPESVTEEDIERISDQLLAMELGNNIEELKRDERVLLSLQQHVPADSDEESSESGFHDQDTKDSVSGTSEDGDLREVEEAEFSERLREINGNTDIFVTGL